From the genome of Homo sapiens chromosome 6 genomic scaffold, GRCh38.p14 alternate locus group ALT_REF_LOCI_4 HSCHR6_MHC_MANN_CTG1, one region includes:
- the TAP1 gene encoding antigen peptide transporter 1 isoform 1 (isoform 1 is encoded by transcript variant 1), whose translation MASSRCPAPRGCRCLPGASLAWLGTVLLLLADWVLLRTALPRIFSLLVPTALPLLRVWAVGLSRWAVLWLGACGVLRATVGSKSENAGAQGWLAALKPLAAALGLALPGLALFRELISWGAPGSADSTRLLHWGSHPTAFVVSYAAALPAAALWHKLGSLWVPGGQGGSGNPVRRLLGCLGSETRRLSLFLVLVVLSSLGEMAIPFFTGRLTDWILQDGSADTFTRNLTLMSILTIASAVLEFVGDGIYNNTMGHVHSHLQGEVFGAVLRQETEFFQQNQTGNIMSRVTEDTSTLSDSLSENLSLFLWYLVRGLCLLGIMLWGSVSLTMVTLITLPLLFLLPKKVGKWYQLLEVQVRESLAKSSQVAIEALSAMPTVRSFANEEGEAQKFREKLQEIKTLNQKEAVAYAVNSWTTSISGMLLKVGILYIGGQLVTSGAVSSGNLVTFVLYQMQFTQAVEVLLSIYPRVQKAVGSSEKIFEYLDRTPRCPPSGLLTPLHLEGLVQFQDVSFAYPNRPDVLVLQGLTFTLRPGEVTALVGPNGSGKSTVAALLQNLYQPTGGQLLLDGKPLPQYEHRYLHRQVAAVGQEPQVFGRSLQENIAYGLTQKPTMEEITAAAVKSGAHSFISGLPQGYDTEVDEAGSQLSGGQRQAVALARALIRKPCVLILDDATSALDANSQLQVEQLLYESPERYSRSVLLITQHLSLVEQADHILFLEGGAIREGGTHQQLMEKKGCYWAMVQAPADAPE comes from the exons ATGGCTAGCTCTAGGTGTCCCGCTCCCCGCGGGTGCCGCTGCCTCCCCGGAGCTTCTCTCGCATGGCTGGGGACAGTACTGCTACTTCTCGCCGACTGGGTGCTGCTCCGGACCGCGCTGCCCCGCATATTCTCCCTGCTGGTGCCCACCGCGCTGCCACTGCTCCGGGTCTGGGCGGTGGGCCTGAGCCGCTGGGCCGTGCTCTGGCTGGGGGCCTGCGGGGTCCTCAGGGCAACGGTTGGCTCCAAGAGCGAAAACGCAGGTgcccagggctggctggctgctttgAAGCCATTAGCTGCGGCACTGGGCTTGGCCCTGCCGGGACTTGCCTTGTTCCGAGAGCTGATCTCATGGGGAGCCCCCGGGTCCGCGGATAGCACCAGGCTACTGCACTGGGGAAGTCACCCTACCGCCTTCGTTGTCAGTTATGCAGCGGCACTGCCCGCAGCAGCCCTGTGGCACAAACTCGGGAGCCTCTGGGTGCCCGGCGGTCAGGGCGGCTCTGGAAACCCTGTGCGTCGGCTTCTAGGCTGCCTGGGCTCGGAGACGCGCCGCCTCTCGCTGTTCCTGGTCCTGGTGGTCCTCTCCTCTCTTG gGGAGATGGCCATTCCATTCTTTACGGGCCGCCTCACTGACTGGATTCTACAAGATGGCTCAGCCGATACCTTCACTCGAAACTTAACTCTCATGTCCATTCTCACCATAGCCAG TGCAGTGCTGGAGTTCGTGGGTGACGGGATCTATAACAACACCATGGGCCACGTGCACAGCCACTTGCAGGGAGAGGTGTTTGGGGCTGTCCTGCGCCAGGAGACGGAGTTTTTCCAACAGAACCAGACAG GTAACATCATGTCTCGGGTAACAGAGGACACGTCCACCCTGAGTGATTCTCTGAGTGAGAATCTGAGCTTATTTCTGTGGTACCTGGTGCGAGGCCTATGTCTCTTGGGGATCATGCTCTGGGGATCAGTGTCCCTCACCATGGTCACCCTGATCACCCTGCCTCTGCTTTTCCTTCTGCCCAAGAAGGTGGGAAAATGGTACCAG TTGCTGGAAGTGCAGGTGCGGGAATCTCTGGCAAAGTCCAGCCAGGTGGCCATTGAGGCTCTGTCGGCCATGCCTACAGTTCGAAGCTTTGCCAACGAGGAGGGCGAAGCCCAGAAGTTTAGGGAAAAGCTGCAAGAAATAAAGACACTCAACCAGAAGGAGGCTGTGGCCTATGCAGTCAACTCCTGGACCACTAGT ATTTCAGGTATGCTGCTGAAAGTGGGAATCCTCTACATTGGTGGGCAGCTGGTGACCAGTGGGGCTGTAAGCAGTGGGAACCTTGTCACATTTGTTCTCTACCAGATGCAGTTCACCCAGGCTGTGGAG GTACTGCTCTCCATCTACCCCAGAGTACAGAAGGCTGTGGGCtcctcagagaaaatatttgagtaCCTGGACCGCACCCCTCGCTGCCCACCCAGTGGTCTGTTGACTCCCTTACACTTGGAGGGCCTTGTCCAGTTCCAAGATGTCTCCTTTGCCTACCCAAACCGCCCAGATGTCTTAGTGCTACAG GGGCTGACATTCACCCTACGCCCTGGCGAGGTGACGGCGCTGGTGGGACCCAATGGGTCTGGGAAGAGCACAGTGGCTGCCCTGCTGCAGAATCTGTACCAGCCCACCGGGGGACAGCTGCTGTTGGATGGGAAGCCCCTTCCCCAATATGAGCACCGCTACCTGCACAGGCAG GTGGCTGCAGTGGGACAAGAGCCACAGGTATTTGGAAGAAGTCTTCAAGAAAATATTGCCTATGGCCTGACCCAGAAGCCAACTATGGAGGAAATCACAGCTGCTGCAGTAAAGTCTGGGGCCCATAGTTTCATCTCTGGACTCCCTCAGGGCTATGACACAG AGGTAGACGAGGCTGGGAGCCAGCTGTCAGGGGGTCAGCGACAGGCAGTGGCGTTGGCCCGAGCATTGATCCGGAAACCGTGTGTACTTATCCTGGATGATGCCACCAGTGCCCTGGATGCAAACAGCCAGTTACAG GTGGAGCAGCTCCTGTACGAAAGCCCTGAGCGGTACTCCCGCTCAGTGCTTCTCATCACCCAGCACCTCAGCCTGGTGGAGCAGGCTGACCACATCCTCTTTCTGGAAGGAGGCGCTATCCGGGAGGGGGGAACCCACCAGCAGCTCATGGAGAAAAAGGGGTGCTACTGGGCCATGGTGCAGGCTCCTGCAGATGCTCCAGAATGA
- the TAP1 gene encoding antigen peptide transporter 1 isoform 2 (isoform 2 is encoded by transcript variant 2), which translates to MAIPFFTGRLTDWILQDGSADTFTRNLTLMSILTIASAVLEFVGDGIYNNTMGHVHSHLQGEVFGAVLRQETEFFQQNQTGNIMSRVTEDTSTLSDSLSENLSLFLWYLVRGLCLLGIMLWGSVSLTMVTLITLPLLFLLPKKVGKWYQLLEVQVRESLAKSSQVAIEALSAMPTVRSFANEEGEAQKFREKLQEIKTLNQKEAVAYAVNSWTTSISGMLLKVGILYIGGQLVTSGAVSSGNLVTFVLYQMQFTQAVEVLLSIYPRVQKAVGSSEKIFEYLDRTPRCPPSGLLTPLHLEGLVQFQDVSFAYPNRPDVLVLQGLTFTLRPGEVTALVGPNGSGKSTVAALLQNLYQPTGGQLLLDGKPLPQYEHRYLHRQVAAVGQEPQVFGRSLQENIAYGLTQKPTMEEITAAAVKSGAHSFISGLPQGYDTEVDEAGSQLSGGQRQAVALARALIRKPCVLILDDATSALDANSQLQVEQLLYESPERYSRSVLLITQHLSLVEQADHILFLEGGAIREGGTHQQLMEKKGCYWAMVQAPADAPE; encoded by the exons ATGGCCATTCCATTCTTTACGGGCCGCCTCACTGACTGGATTCTACAAGATGGCTCAGCCGATACCTTCACTCGAAACTTAACTCTCATGTCCATTCTCACCATAGCCAG TGCAGTGCTGGAGTTCGTGGGTGACGGGATCTATAACAACACCATGGGCCACGTGCACAGCCACTTGCAGGGAGAGGTGTTTGGGGCTGTCCTGCGCCAGGAGACGGAGTTTTTCCAACAGAACCAGACAG GTAACATCATGTCTCGGGTAACAGAGGACACGTCCACCCTGAGTGATTCTCTGAGTGAGAATCTGAGCTTATTTCTGTGGTACCTGGTGCGAGGCCTATGTCTCTTGGGGATCATGCTCTGGGGATCAGTGTCCCTCACCATGGTCACCCTGATCACCCTGCCTCTGCTTTTCCTTCTGCCCAAGAAGGTGGGAAAATGGTACCAG TTGCTGGAAGTGCAGGTGCGGGAATCTCTGGCAAAGTCCAGCCAGGTGGCCATTGAGGCTCTGTCGGCCATGCCTACAGTTCGAAGCTTTGCCAACGAGGAGGGCGAAGCCCAGAAGTTTAGGGAAAAGCTGCAAGAAATAAAGACACTCAACCAGAAGGAGGCTGTGGCCTATGCAGTCAACTCCTGGACCACTAGT ATTTCAGGTATGCTGCTGAAAGTGGGAATCCTCTACATTGGTGGGCAGCTGGTGACCAGTGGGGCTGTAAGCAGTGGGAACCTTGTCACATTTGTTCTCTACCAGATGCAGTTCACCCAGGCTGTGGAG GTACTGCTCTCCATCTACCCCAGAGTACAGAAGGCTGTGGGCtcctcagagaaaatatttgagtaCCTGGACCGCACCCCTCGCTGCCCACCCAGTGGTCTGTTGACTCCCTTACACTTGGAGGGCCTTGTCCAGTTCCAAGATGTCTCCTTTGCCTACCCAAACCGCCCAGATGTCTTAGTGCTACAG GGGCTGACATTCACCCTACGCCCTGGCGAGGTGACGGCGCTGGTGGGACCCAATGGGTCTGGGAAGAGCACAGTGGCTGCCCTGCTGCAGAATCTGTACCAGCCCACCGGGGGACAGCTGCTGTTGGATGGGAAGCCCCTTCCCCAATATGAGCACCGCTACCTGCACAGGCAG GTGGCTGCAGTGGGACAAGAGCCACAGGTATTTGGAAGAAGTCTTCAAGAAAATATTGCCTATGGCCTGACCCAGAAGCCAACTATGGAGGAAATCACAGCTGCTGCAGTAAAGTCTGGGGCCCATAGTTTCATCTCTGGACTCCCTCAGGGCTATGACACAG AGGTAGACGAGGCTGGGAGCCAGCTGTCAGGGGGTCAGCGACAGGCAGTGGCGTTGGCCCGAGCATTGATCCGGAAACCGTGTGTACTTATCCTGGATGATGCCACCAGTGCCCTGGATGCAAACAGCCAGTTACAG GTGGAGCAGCTCCTGTACGAAAGCCCTGAGCGGTACTCCCGCTCAGTGCTTCTCATCACCCAGCACCTCAGCCTGGTGGAGCAGGCTGACCACATCCTCTTTCTGGAAGGAGGCGCTATCCGGGAGGGGGGAACCCACCAGCAGCTCATGGAGAAAAAGGGGTGCTACTGGGCCATGGTGCAGGCTCCTGCAGATGCTCCAGAATGA
- the PSMB9 gene encoding proteasome subunit beta type-9 precursor: protein MLRAGAPTGDLPRAGEVHTGTTIMAVEFDGGVVMGSDSRVSAGEAVVNRVFDKLSPLHERIYCALSGSAADAQAVADMAAYQLELHGIELEEPPLVLAAANVVRNISYKYREDLSAHLMVAGWDQREGGQVYGTLGGMLTRQPFAIGGSGSTFIYGYVDAAYKPGMSPEECRRFTTDAIALAMSRDGSSGGVIYLVTITAAGVDHRVILGNELPKFYDE, encoded by the exons ATGCTGCGGGCGGGAGCACCAACCGGGGACTTACCCCGGGCGGGAGAAGTCCACACCGGG ACCACCATCATGGCAGTGGAGTTTGACGGGGGCGTTGTGATGGGTTCTGATTCCCGAGTGTCTGCAGG CGAGGCGGTGGTGAACCGAGTGTTTGACAAGCTGTCCCCGCTGCACGAGCGCATCTACTGTGCACTCTCTGGTTCAGCTGCTGATGCCCAAGCCGTGGCCGACATGGCCGCCTACCAGCTGGAGCTCCATGG GATAGAACTGGAGGAACCTCCACTTGTTTTGGCTGCTGCAAATGTGGTGAGAAATATCAGCTATAAATATCGAGAGGACTTGTCTGCACATCTCATGGTAGCTGGCTGGGACCAACGTGAAGGAGGTCAG GTATATGGAACCCTGGGAGGAATGCTGACTCGACAGCCTTTTGCCATTGGTGGCTCCGGCAGCACCTTTATCTATGGTTATGTGGATGCAGCATATAAGCCAGGCATGTCTCCCGAGGAGTGCAGGCGCTTCACCACAGACG CTATTGCTCTGGCCATGAGCCGGGATGGCTCAAGCGGGGGTGTCATCTACCTGGTCACTATTACAGCTGCCGGTGTGGACCATCGAGTCATCTTGGGCAATGAACTGCCAAAATTCTATGATGAGTGA